Genomic window (Centroberyx gerrardi isolate f3 chromosome 9, fCenGer3.hap1.cur.20231027, whole genome shotgun sequence):
TAagcaaaaatgttttgttatattttctaTCTGTGGTATTTATTTGTAGCTAGagctcatgtttttttatttgccatttTTGTGATTGCCTGCCCATATTGTCTAGTTTTTGCCCTGTCACCCAGTGCTTCCTTCAATTCAAACAAAAGATATGTGttgtgaaaaacatttttgtccCTCAAAGCAAGCTTTAACCCAATTATTGAGATGTTTGATGAAATTCCTGTACTTGTATCCTGCTGGAAAAAAGACATATGCTAACCATATGCTCTACAGAAATATAAGCTCATATGTTTTTTCAAACTATTGTACCAAGCTACCAACATCTACTCTCAAGTTACATTTTGGTTATCTTTCACCTTACTGCAGACAGGGATTTGATTGTACAGTTCATAagctattttgtttttatatgttaAATTTTGATTCGTGAAGCAATCAacgtaaaatcaacaatgaagTTTTGAATTACTGTAAATGTACCAAATTTGATCCATTGTAGACCCTATTCATATAAAATACAGTGCTTTTGAAacaaacaagaataaaatttgTATACAATCTGGGTTTTGGTATCGTTGCCTCTACACATTCATGTTAAGGCTTTGTGCTCTGGACAAAAGTTGCTCATGTGGGAAATTAGTAATATGTATTGCCTGAGTTTGAATCGTGGCTCATATGTACTGCCACACTTTattcttctgttctgttttgtttgtctgtctttcttctctgtttttacCTTTGTCCTTGATATATATctagaaaaaaacactgaagggCTGCTGCCTTTCCCCGGGTTGCCTCCATTCCAGCTGCAGAGCAGGACATGTATCTGCTGGAGAGGATCTGCAGTGCAGTGGTTTATGGAAGCTGTGTTGCTCCATTTCCTTTGAAAGGCTAGTTAAGTCTGGAGATAATTTCCTGTCAGCAGTGAGCTGTATTACAGCCTGCTGCTTCAGAAGGCCCTCTGCTTTGATAGCTCTGACTCTCTGACCCCtggcgtgtctctgtgtgtgtgtgtgtgtgtgtgtgagagagagagagtttgtgtgtgcatgtatcagTTTGTACATACACatctatatgtttgtgtgtgtacgtgtgtgtgtgtatgtgtttgtgctgctgctAACAACAGATTCAGGTTACCAAAGCAGCAGCCAGGAGAGAGTTAGAGCCtgttaatgtttaatgtttgttttctgctcATGCCACTTGTCAGCCCTCTCTGTTACTGTGGCCTCTGGCAACTGGCAGCGCAGGCCTTTAAAAAAGTCTGCCAGCTCCAAACCACAGATCATCAATGGGATCGGTTGAGGAGATCAAAGTGGGCTAAACTGTAGCTGCATATGGGGAGGCAGTTTGCCCTTGAGGTTAGAGATGAGAAAGCAGAAGGTTGCTAGTTTAATTTCCAGCAGTGGTCTATTCCAGCTGTAAACGGGCAATTTACGACTACATCAATGGGGCCTGCCGAATGAAGGTACTCCACCTCTAACTGCTCCAGGTGTGCTGCACTGCATCTGACCCTGCATCTGCGGTTTGGCCTACATTTGTGTATGCAAGTGTTTGTGGGGAGAACATTCAATGTGTGACGTGGCTAATCAATTTCTACTGTATGCATAATAAGGCTGCATGGACTTGCAAGATATTTCAAAGCAGGAAGATAAAGTAGGAATTGCTTCTTTCATTTATGCAAAGAGCGTAAAGAGATTCTCCTGGTGCAATTGTACGCTCACTAGTTTATCGTTTGAGGTAGACCTTAAACCCAAACCTACGTGGAAACTTTACCCTCCCTCTAAACTCTGAGCAGTGACAGTGCAATTCACCCATCCAGTGTGAATGGGAGAAGTTTGTGTTTCCTGTAGGAACAATAAGCCGATCAGCCAGCAGTGCAGGGGACCTGGCTGCTGGAACAGACGATCCAGGACAGTCTCCGTGGCAACTGCATGCATGGCTGAAGAGTGATATTGCGTCTCCACACTGCGATGAGcagaaagagtgaaaagagaaaggagggacaGGGGGATCTTGGTTTCATGGATTGCTGCAGGGAGCTAGCGTTACATGAGAGTGAATCGGAGTGATGACATTGTTTCTAAGCACCAGCTGAGTGCACCTATACACTGCCTACCTCTCTGGAAGAAGGGCTATTCATCTGGCTGAGCTGCCACCGATGGAGCAGTTgggacaaagagacaaacagacagatagataaaccAGACATTGTCTTATAAGAGCCTGCAGTATAGAATATGTTCTGTTGCTGACACTTTGGTATGTATTTTAGATCTCGGGTCTCCTGATTGTTTCAGAGGAAATGGGGGATTGATTCTGCATTGTTAGGATTCTGGGTTTCAGTTTCAGCCAAGATATGGGCGATGCTGGATCTTGGAGTTATGCTGTAAATGTAGGGACTCTATTACAATGTCTGAAGAAAGGCCATCCAGTAGGACATGGATTAAGGAGTAAGAAGGACCATATGATCACCATGGTCCTCTAAAGCCTctttcaattccaattcaagtATGCAGTCACCCTCAGTGCCGGCTTAGAAGGAGCCATATCTATGCAATAAGGTGCAAAATATtgcttttttaaagttttttccaTGATGTAATTGTCATAATCATTATTTCTTTAGTactttgtgcatggtttacacaCATTGTGCTGTGTGAATATTTCTGTAGTGCAGCTGCCATTGAGGGATTCCTGAAGGATCATTCACTGCTTTTGCCATGAGTGAAGCAGAGAAAAAACGTCCTGTAATTGCAGGCAGAGAAAAAGGTGAGTTCATCAATGGAGGGTGAATTCTTACAAAAGGCTGCTATTACTGATTGCCTATGTGATGTTTCCATGTTTGGAAAACTTCATCACATTGGCTAAGTTCTATGGGATTCTTTGGTTTTTTTGTACAATCTTGTGGTCATTGACTATATTTCATCATTTCAGAGGGGGAACGTTGACTTCAGCAGGCTAGAGGATTTCTCAGTGTGCAGACTTGCCAGGACTCGCTCTGTCCTGTGTTAAAAATGTTCCCACTAGCTCTGCTTGTGCACATGCCTCTGAACACTTGTAGGCTGATGTAATGCTTTTCCGCAGGTTTCTTGGTGGTTGTGCACTGCCTGCAGCACTGTCCTCTCTAGCTGGGGATCGTCAGCTGCCTGTCTGACCCAGCATGCATGATATGCACCAATCAGATGCAAATCAGTCATTTAGGCTCATAGCTCCAGGCTTACTGGCTGCTAATTATCAGGTGTCTCAGAGAGCAGAATGCATATGTAAGTCCAGGATCAGTTTTGCCTTTCAAAATATAGTGAATGAGATGGAAATGTTTTTAGACATTGCAGATTTATTGCTCAGTTTTATACCACTGACTTTTATTTATAAGGCTATTACTGATGCCTATTACTACCTATTACTACTGATATTACTGATTATGTATGCCAATACTGGCATACACAATCTCTGTCTGGGGCAAGCAACAGTCTTATAGcaaatttccaaaatgttcctAAAATTGTTCGTTTTCTCTACTTTGACATGACTTTTAAGGCTTGGAAATGGTCAGAATCATTTTCCTTACTTTTCCATAGTACCCAGACCTGCATAGGAACCCTGGTTATTAGATAGAACTACAGAAGCCATGATTTAAATAAAAGCTATTGTCACTTTCAGTTTTTCATATTGCACATCTGTCTCATTAGTGCACTGTAAATGTGATCTTCTGACATTTCCCTTTGTCTGTAGGGCCTGGACCCGGGCGCTATGCGCTCCCTCCCACCATTGGTTTTATTGGCCATGACTTCACCAAGCCAACTAGCCCTGCCTATTCTTTCCATGGCAGGATGAGCAACAATAGTAagcccttctctttctctcacttttatctgcaattattattacatagaatacatttttattgtttttctttctgtaatTAAATGTGTTGGTGCCGTCTCGGAGGGGACAAACctgaatacataaatacatataatagCTAAAAAAGCCAGCATAGATGTCATAAACACCACAAAGCATTTTACATAATTACAATCATAGATCTCTTAatcttttaaaaacaatttcatCCTCTCAAATACATCACCTAATATACCATGTTCCCTGGTTAATAAATCACTCAATGGTAAATACTAGTTCTAAGTGACACAATGTCAAATCATAGCCAATAGGGGGAGACAACACAACATTATCGTATAGTTTCTCAGTTGTTCCTGTTCATGAATTTGTTTGCATCTAACCAGCCTATTGACTgagaaaaaagttatttttttcaacAATAGTGATTAATAATGATGAATTAATGTGAGAAATGTTTGCTTTTCCTGCAGTGTACTGTGTTGACTCCAGTCCTGGGCCTCAGTACCATATTGATGCAAAAATGACTCGTTTTGGAAGGGACGGCAACCCTGCATACTCAATGTTGGGCAGAATGAAAAGACCAAGTAAGTTCCCATCATAACAGGTAaagaacatttattttgaaCGCATAATTATTAGTCATGGTTGtgacaacaataaaaacatctaaCATGCAAATGTACACTATTTTGCTTATTTTAAACACTTCACAGATTGACTGTTATATGTAATGCTGAATTATAAATCATTCTTGATTGGCCCATTCCAAGACTCTGGGCCCTCATACATGTGTTTTTGACACTTCTTGTACTCCAGTGTCAGCTGCTGCAACTGAAAATCTGAACCCCCATGAAGGGAACCAAACAGACAGTTACTCTACCATATGGTGTTGAGTTGTTGCTTTTTGCATGACAATAATTCAGCTGTTCTGTTCACTAGAGGAGATATTCCAGACGCCTGGCCCAGGAGCATACAGCCCTGAGAACGCCCCGCCATGCAACCTCCAGCGCAGACCCCCCTCCTACACGATGGGCTCTCGCACACGCTACCGCACCGTCGACTCGGTACCTGCCCCTAACAAGTACTCTCTCCCTTCACTCATGGGCCCACAAGTCCCAAACAAGCCAGCCGGTGCAAGCTACACAATGTCAGGACTTTACAAGACAGGGGGCCCATCTGAGGACTTATCCAAGACACCGGGACCTTGTGGGTACAACAGAACAAACCCAAGTGTTTATTTACCCCGACAGCCAGCGTTCTCCATGCTGGGGCGTCACAGCTTACCCAGAGATGCCACCAAGAAACCCGGTCCTGGAACGCATAACCCAGAGAAGGTGACAGTCAACAAGGCCCGGGCCCCGGCCTACTCTCTGGGCATCAGACACTCTGAGTTTGTCACACCGCTAGTTGTCAATGTAGCTGACTGAGCATCACCCACTCCTGTGTAAAAACTTTGTTTATAACAGTTAGCCACCATATAAATATAGGTTGTCTGTGAAGGTAGAATAGA
Coding sequences:
- the cimap1d gene encoding outer dense fiber protein 3-like protein 2b — its product is MSEAEKKRPVIAGREKGPGPGRYALPPTIGFIGHDFTKPTSPAYSFHGRMSNNMYCVDSSPGPQYHIDAKMTRFGRDGNPAYSMLGRMKRPKEIFQTPGPGAYSPENAPPCNLQRRPPSYTMGSRTRYRTVDSVPAPNKYSLPSLMGPQVPNKPAGASYTMSGLYKTGGPSEDLSKTPGPCGYNRTNPSVYLPRQPAFSMLGRHSLPRDATKKPGPGTHNPEKVTVNKARAPAYSLGIRHSEFVTPLVVNVAD